A stretch of the Leptospirillum ferriphilum genome encodes the following:
- a CDS encoding DUF4398 domain-containing protein, with protein sequence MKQRLARRSSYQKYVAGLISLSVALLFIGGCASSGPRPDAEITHASTLIDQSERAGSRNYAAFDLVNAQNKLKEAKKMEKEGDFKKARYLAKEAGVDAELATAKTQTAKAKEAEEQLKKSSQVLEKEINSGP encoded by the coding sequence ATGAAACAGAGACTTGCAAGGCGTTCGTCTTATCAAAAATATGTTGCCGGACTCATTTCCTTGTCCGTCGCGCTCCTTTTTATCGGTGGCTGCGCAAGTTCAGGTCCCCGGCCGGATGCCGAAATCACTCACGCTTCCACCCTGATCGATCAATCGGAAAGAGCGGGATCACGAAACTATGCGGCCTTCGATCTCGTGAACGCGCAGAACAAGCTGAAGGAAGCCAAAAAGATGGAAAAAGAGGGGGATTTCAAAAAAGCACGTTACCTTGCGAAAGAAGCGGGCGTGGATGCCGAACTGGCCACGGCAAAGACCCAGACCGCAAAAGCGAAGGAAGCCGAAGAGCAGCTGAAGAAAAGCAGTCAGGTGCTGGAAAAGGAAATCAACTCCGGACCATAG
- a CDS encoding YhaN family protein — translation MRIERLDLLAYGPFREKSLELGPGLHLLYGPNEAGKSTTLRALSSLLFGYPDRRQDDWVVSTADMALGARIRSREGRILEFVRRRRGRLPLVHLDGTPLPEEVLSSFLGGLTKITFEHLFSLDHERLRTHGQELLEEGGALGAGLVEAGSGIRDLRRKLDGLTKMRRDLFLPSGSLPPINRILKRLQEIRREVRTRVVSPQEYWKEEEEIRRLSGEERTIGEKRQEVEREGRRVERILRILPRRQELLALEETLSRMEATPLLPPDFTSLRIQAETESEQAREELERVLEDSRALEEEIRQVRVPEVSGDLPEEELKALEEEIGAVDKSLSDFPRRERELQEMENEARTLLSQAGFPDDPLRIGEFLVTPAKRRRMEMLLENRTRQGGARTEAVKALEKAKSALERAFSEQNRLEPVPETGLLEEVLSRLEHQVAQEADRRRQKREIERRKQTLLENMRSLGIGEIDLPALRSMVLPEEQTVRNYKEFFRALLEEERRIFERLRQLEEDRDARTIRKSELERAGEIVTPEDLKELRRKRDESWSLLRRHLLEGDAGVREAFVAFFGRDPLPQETFERLLRQADVMSDRLRERSEEAVELALLRQTLETMMKEIGGAEDRLVQIRSDIETRTLQWIALWPPDLVRKDSAGRPDRYPDAMLEWLEKYTRILSDGEKLESDESALSAALEAEEKTIAKMVDVLSGDDPKLRRELLQCDSLTLLSHARSAVEKARANRRKHDQVQKELELTQKQREEAEMALREIETDLSDWMKSYKNAESDWKVPLPDDPEETRDLLQTLARLEELSRSMENMRGRVEAMKEDHRRFEDKVSSLFQAFHCPPVAGGVLEKARAFVRYLRQFREDRILRKELEKRREDIENRKKRLEDALERNLRLLEHLFSEANVRDLEELSRIEQQSREKTACLSRREELLRLIREEGEGESLDALLEACRDQSPDDLNVRLKRLKEEGEALRKDRDSLLGVLATKKADLDRKLEEAQAVDLQQEAEVEKAKLSGLVEQYVNITVMVEILRRGTELYRERNQGPVLNRARTLLQTLTGGKYRNLRADLGEKNEVLLLVEREDGRSLEVGALSDGTLDALYLAFRLAAILRHNETGEPIPFVADDLLLNLDNERAGQAFVALSEVARRNQVLFFTHHAHMMELARQCVPEDILVCHGI, via the coding sequence ATCCGCTCGCGGGAGGGACGCATCCTGGAATTTGTCCGGCGACGCAGGGGAAGACTGCCTCTGGTCCACCTCGACGGCACACCCCTCCCGGAAGAGGTTCTTTCCAGCTTTTTGGGCGGACTTACGAAAATCACGTTTGAACACCTTTTTTCTCTGGATCACGAACGACTGCGGACCCATGGACAGGAACTCCTTGAAGAAGGAGGGGCTTTGGGGGCGGGGCTTGTGGAAGCCGGATCCGGCATCCGGGATCTTCGCCGGAAACTGGATGGGCTGACGAAGATGCGACGGGACCTTTTCCTTCCCAGTGGCAGCCTCCCTCCCATCAACCGTATTCTGAAACGGCTCCAGGAAATTCGGAGGGAGGTTCGTACCCGGGTCGTCTCTCCCCAGGAATACTGGAAAGAGGAGGAGGAAATCCGCCGTCTTTCCGGGGAGGAACGGACCATCGGGGAAAAACGGCAAGAAGTCGAACGGGAGGGTCGCAGGGTCGAACGGATCCTCCGGATTCTCCCCCGTCGGCAGGAACTTCTTGCTCTCGAAGAGACACTGTCCCGGATGGAGGCGACTCCCCTGCTTCCTCCGGACTTCACCTCGCTCAGGATTCAGGCGGAAACCGAATCAGAACAGGCAAGGGAAGAACTGGAGAGAGTTCTCGAGGATTCCCGGGCGCTGGAAGAAGAGATCCGGCAGGTTCGGGTTCCGGAAGTTTCAGGCGATCTCCCGGAAGAGGAGTTAAAGGCTCTGGAAGAGGAGATCGGGGCCGTGGACAAAAGTTTATCGGATTTCCCCCGACGGGAAAGAGAGCTCCAGGAGATGGAGAATGAAGCCAGGACATTACTTTCTCAGGCCGGTTTTCCCGACGATCCCCTCCGGATTGGAGAGTTTCTCGTGACACCGGCAAAACGCCGCCGCATGGAAATGCTGCTCGAGAATCGGACAAGACAGGGTGGAGCCCGGACAGAAGCCGTTAAAGCCCTGGAAAAGGCAAAAAGTGCATTGGAGAGGGCTTTCTCCGAACAGAATCGTCTGGAGCCGGTTCCGGAGACAGGTCTTCTGGAAGAGGTGCTTTCAAGACTCGAACACCAGGTTGCGCAGGAGGCAGACCGGCGAAGGCAAAAGAGGGAAATCGAACGCCGAAAACAGACGCTTCTTGAAAACATGCGCTCCCTGGGAATTGGGGAGATCGACCTGCCAGCCTTGCGGTCCATGGTTCTTCCGGAAGAACAGACGGTACGGAACTACAAGGAGTTCTTCCGGGCTCTTCTGGAAGAGGAAAGACGCATCTTTGAGCGGCTCCGGCAGCTCGAAGAAGATCGGGATGCCAGAACAATCCGGAAAAGCGAACTGGAACGGGCCGGCGAGATTGTCACTCCGGAGGATCTGAAGGAATTGCGCCGGAAACGGGACGAATCCTGGTCCCTTCTCCGCAGACACCTCCTCGAGGGAGACGCAGGGGTGCGCGAAGCGTTTGTCGCTTTTTTTGGAAGGGATCCTCTTCCCCAGGAAACGTTCGAACGACTTTTGCGTCAAGCGGACGTCATGTCTGACCGTCTTCGGGAAAGGTCCGAAGAGGCGGTGGAACTGGCCCTTCTTCGCCAGACCCTCGAAACCATGATGAAGGAGATCGGTGGGGCAGAAGACCGTCTGGTGCAGATCCGCTCCGACATCGAGACCCGGACCCTCCAATGGATCGCCCTGTGGCCACCGGACCTTGTCCGGAAGGATTCGGCGGGCCGGCCAGACCGATATCCCGATGCCATGCTTGAATGGCTCGAAAAATACACTCGTATTTTGTCCGACGGAGAAAAGCTCGAATCCGACGAATCCGCCTTGTCGGCCGCTCTTGAGGCCGAGGAGAAGACAATTGCGAAGATGGTGGATGTGTTGTCCGGAGACGACCCCAAACTCCGGAGGGAACTCCTCCAGTGCGATTCCCTAACCCTTCTCTCCCATGCCCGGTCGGCAGTGGAAAAAGCACGGGCCAACCGGAGAAAACACGATCAGGTCCAGAAAGAGCTGGAGCTCACCCAAAAACAACGGGAAGAAGCCGAAATGGCTCTCCGGGAGATCGAGACAGATCTTTCCGACTGGATGAAATCCTACAAGAATGCGGAATCGGATTGGAAAGTCCCATTGCCGGATGACCCGGAGGAAACCCGGGATCTTCTGCAGACACTGGCACGTCTTGAAGAGCTCTCCCGAAGCATGGAGAACATGCGGGGGAGAGTCGAAGCCATGAAGGAAGATCATCGACGATTCGAAGACAAGGTCTCTTCTCTCTTCCAGGCGTTTCACTGTCCGCCTGTTGCCGGGGGAGTTCTGGAAAAAGCCCGGGCGTTTGTCCGTTATCTCCGTCAGTTCCGGGAAGACCGGATTCTTCGGAAAGAGCTCGAAAAGCGCCGGGAAGACATTGAAAATCGGAAAAAACGTCTGGAAGACGCCCTGGAGAGAAACCTCCGTCTTCTGGAACATCTGTTTTCCGAGGCAAACGTTCGGGACCTGGAAGAGCTCTCCCGTATTGAACAGCAGTCCCGGGAAAAAACAGCGTGTCTCTCCAGAAGGGAGGAACTCCTTCGCCTGATCCGGGAGGAGGGCGAAGGGGAGTCTCTGGATGCTTTGCTCGAGGCTTGTCGTGACCAGTCTCCGGATGATCTGAATGTGCGTCTTAAAAGGCTTAAGGAGGAAGGGGAAGCCCTTCGAAAAGACAGGGATTCCCTTCTCGGAGTTCTTGCGACGAAAAAGGCCGACCTGGATCGGAAGCTCGAGGAAGCGCAGGCGGTGGATCTTCAGCAGGAAGCCGAAGTGGAGAAGGCAAAACTCTCCGGGCTGGTTGAACAATATGTCAACATCACCGTCATGGTAGAGATTCTGAGACGGGGGACGGAACTGTATCGGGAGAGAAATCAGGGGCCCGTTCTGAACCGTGCCCGCACCCTTCTGCAAACATTGACCGGTGGAAAATACCGGAACCTGCGTGCGGATCTGGGAGAGAAAAACGAGGTGCTTCTTCTGGTGGAGCGGGAGGACGGACGAAGCCTGGAGGTCGGAGCGCTCAGCGACGGGACTCTCGATGCCCTTTACCTTGCGTTCAGACTGGCGGCGATTCTCCGGCATAACGAGACGGGAGAACCCATTCCCTTCGTGGCAGACGATCTTCTTCTCAATCTGGACAATGAGAGGGCCGGTCAGGCGTTTGTTGCCTTGTCGGAAGTCGCCCGCAGAAACCAGGTTCTGTTCTTTACCCACCACGCCCATATGATGGAGCTGGCCAGGCAATGTGTTCCGGAGGATATTCTGGTGTGTCATGGGATTTAG
- a CDS encoding metallophosphoesterase — MRIQYASDLHVEFDSKPLRRNHLKGDVLVLAGDIAGSPRQLVRYLQFLHSPVPVFLVLGNHEFYGHPWERATDLYRIALEREMPHVRLLERESVVHNGVRILGTALWTDFFGGVQGPVSEEKMLDFQKIRTMDGEPLRWKTVMQEFEVSRSWLQAELEKPFSGKTVVLTHHPPSLLSNDPSFLDSPVSGAFCNRLDDLVEKTCPDVWIHGHTHNTSDYLIGGTRILCNPYGYRGIEINPDWKEESMVEVGE; from the coding sequence ATGCGCATTCAATACGCAAGCGACTTGCATGTGGAGTTTGATTCGAAACCCTTGCGCCGGAATCATCTGAAAGGAGATGTGCTGGTTCTGGCAGGGGATATCGCGGGATCACCCCGACAGCTGGTTCGTTATCTCCAGTTTCTTCACTCTCCGGTTCCTGTCTTTCTGGTTCTGGGCAATCATGAGTTCTACGGCCATCCATGGGAACGGGCAACGGATCTTTACCGGATAGCGCTTGAGCGGGAAATGCCTCATGTTCGACTTCTCGAGCGGGAATCCGTCGTCCACAATGGTGTCCGGATTCTGGGAACAGCTCTCTGGACGGATTTTTTCGGAGGGGTCCAGGGTCCTGTCTCCGAAGAAAAGATGCTGGATTTTCAAAAAATCCGGACAATGGACGGAGAACCCCTCCGTTGGAAAACCGTGATGCAAGAGTTTGAAGTATCCCGGTCCTGGCTTCAGGCAGAGCTTGAGAAGCCGTTTTCGGGAAAAACGGTGGTTCTCACCCATCATCCGCCCTCTCTTCTTTCGAACGACCCGTCCTTTCTGGATTCTCCGGTGTCCGGGGCGTTTTGCAACCGTTTGGACGACCTGGTCGAAAAGACCTGTCCCGACGTCTGGATCCATGGACATACCCACAATACCTCGGATTATTTGATTGGAGGCACCCGGATCCTCTGCAATCCTTACGGGTATCGGGGAATCGAAATCAATCCGGACTGGAAAGAGGAATCGATGGTGGAAGTAGGGGAGTGA
- a CDS encoding OmpA family protein: MKKSPLLKKLAIVGFASLTLAGCASVPPHDSKLDSAQMSLQNALNDENLKQAAPEQLNKASDALKHASELLKNGAPKKDVDHYVYLATQRIKIAEQKEKAAELQKEIKKASAHRDQIMLEANQAKIERLKRELLKMKAKETNRGLVLTLGNVLFDLNKADLKPGGMRTIKKLAEFMQSDPKRNVMIEGYTDSTGTAAYNEKLSLKRAESVRDALVNDGINPQRIVTKGYGPKYPIASNKTADGRQQNRRVEIVISDEKGLFPKSR; this comes from the coding sequence ATGAAAAAATCGCCCCTTCTGAAAAAACTGGCAATCGTCGGGTTTGCCAGCCTGACTCTGGCGGGATGCGCTTCTGTTCCCCCACACGACTCCAAACTCGATTCTGCCCAGATGTCTCTCCAGAATGCCCTCAATGACGAGAACCTCAAGCAGGCCGCTCCGGAACAGCTAAACAAGGCGTCCGACGCCCTGAAGCACGCCAGTGAACTCTTGAAGAATGGAGCTCCCAAAAAGGACGTCGATCACTACGTCTATCTTGCGACACAGCGGATCAAGATTGCCGAGCAAAAAGAAAAGGCCGCGGAGCTTCAGAAAGAAATCAAGAAGGCGAGTGCCCATCGCGACCAGATCATGCTCGAAGCGAATCAGGCGAAAATTGAACGCCTGAAGAGAGAACTCCTCAAGATGAAGGCCAAGGAAACAAACCGGGGCCTCGTCCTGACGCTCGGCAACGTCCTCTTTGATCTGAACAAGGCGGATCTGAAACCCGGCGGGATGCGAACGATCAAGAAGCTGGCAGAATTCATGCAAAGTGATCCCAAGCGCAATGTCATGATTGAAGGATACACAGACAGCACGGGAACGGCGGCATACAACGAAAAATTATCCCTGAAGCGTGCGGAGTCGGTTCGGGACGCCCTGGTCAATGACGGTATCAATCCCCAGCGGATCGTGACCAAAGGGTATGGACCGAAATATCCGATCGCCAGCAACAAAACGGCGGACGGTCGTCAGCAGAACCGTCGGGTGGAAATCGTGATCTCCGATGAAAAGGGACTCTTCCCGAAGAGCCGTTAG